The genomic region GCCAACACATCGACTGTTTTAAAGATGAGAAATGGACCACTGGCTATAAAGAAAAGGAGGAGTGTGCTGTGATGTTCTGCCATGTTTGGCCTTTGAGCTCTACTTATGCAATTGCTTTTGTAACTGGTAAAATCTCTCACTATACTGCAGCTGTCTGGAATTCAATTATAAATGATACAGCTGTACTCAGATCAACAGTACTGTTACATGCTCTCGTTCAAATCAGCCAATTCAAACAAGATCTTTATGAACTAATGAATCCTAaaactctccacaaatctgaatATGTGTCATATCTGTACATTCCATTTGTCCTTTGGGAGTTGAAAGTGCAGCCTGCCAGACGCTATGCCAAAAACATGCTTACTTTCCCAAATTCCATTCATGTTATGCAACACTACATCTCTTTTATTGTTAGGACTTCCAGTGGAATTCCCAGGTTTTGAATGAATTGATGCCAAACAGGACTCATAAGGTCACACTACCGCCCGTTCCCAAACCCCTCACATGGCAGGCAGAGGTCCCCACCCCATCCATTTTGAGCGCACTGTATCAGCTGTGCCAAGCTTTTAATCTGCCTGGTGACATCCCAGTGTTTCCTGCATGGGACATGGGGTGAGATAAGCCTGCTCCTCAGTGCGCTAAATCACTCTTCACTCCTGCTCATTCACTCATATCTCCATTATTCAATTATACTGCACTCAAACACACCACCATCCCTCAAATTACAATCAACCTTTGTTTTCACATTACTGCTATTTCCTTTTCAGGGACTTTTTAATTACCCATGGGCTAAAGGGCACGTCGTGCATACCTAAGTGTTTGACACAGTCctacatttttctgtttttgtcattGATAATGTTTATTTAGATAGTCCATACATTTGacaattgtaatgtttttactATATATAATCAATGTCTTAATGTTATACTCCTTTTTAGAGATCATCATAGTGCAGACATTGTTTAACATGTCCTATATATAGTTCACTGTAATGTTCCTATAGCTAATCATGGATCTACTGTATGATGGAGTACCCACAGAGCTGTAATATAAATAGTGATCTGTGCCCAATGTGCTGTTATCCAGCAGGACCATAGGAAGGCGGAGGCCCCACCACAGACTCAGAGCCTCGGAGGGCCGGGCTCTTGGCCAGAGGCTGCCGGGACACCCTGACTGTGCTCAGGGCAGGGCTCCGGGCAGAGAGCAGCCCGGCATGATGAGTGATTTATCCGCATCAGACAACCTTCCTCTGATTGAGGCCAGTCCGCCAGAGGAGTAGAAAGAGGGCGAGACATGCAGCCTCCCTGTGAGAGACACTCATCCTGCACTACACCAGTGACTTTCCAGACACTGCTCTTACACAGCACATCAGGCCAAGAAAAAGAGCAGTGGCCCAGCCTTGACTCATGTCAGCTCCACAACAGGAGGATGTGTCAGACTCTATGACTACTGTTGGACTCCTCTCTGGGGGCCTTTAAACATCAGCATTGCCATGTTCATGGTTCATAAACAGGTTACTTTTCCAGTCACTGTAATGGCCGTCTTCATGGTTCATGGTtttgtgtgcctgtgtgtttaTAGGAAGATATGACACAACACCTCTCTATAATAaagtgtatgtttgttttttttttggtctacTGTTTTCTAACAAACCCATTTAAGCACTGTGACTAAAATAATGGCTGTGTGGCAGAATAGCCTGGGCTTTAAAAAACCTGGTAGTGCGTGACACAGTAGAATGACTCTGAGGGATTAGCCAGCATCTCACCTGGATCCATCAGAGCTCAACAGGGTCACATTCCCTCACCTTCCTCAAAACATCAACTAGGCCCTTCTTTAGTTAGCCTCAGCAACCTGTGGATAACCTGTGTAGTAATAGATTCTGAGAAGCTATCTAAATTTACACTAGTCCTTTTGTACCattgccacaaaaaaaaaaagattctgcCTAGAATGTATTACTACACATGACTGTCCTTCACTTCATATAGTAGTCTATATTAATAATAAGACATGACTTTGTTTTTAACCTACTTATTAATACTATGAATGCTGTTACTGTAaatactgctttttttttttgtcctgaaTCATGATTTATGATCACttcattttaacattgttccaaCTGTTAATTACTCTTGTGATTGATctgtaatatatttttgatattaaagcaaaatacaatacatgttGTGTTTTGCCTAACTTAACTGAGGTCTTCGGTGCACAGCTTGTCACTTtctgaaaaaagtaaatgttagaaaagttgttttaaaattcGCATCCTATGCTCCTTAATTGGCATATAGAACAAAAGCAAGTCCTAAACCTtatatatgtaaaatgtagTCCTTGGAGTAGGCTTGGAcaacttttttatgttttatgattacattataacagatttaaaagaaaaaaaaaacacaatacacattttgttttgcttcataatttttcaaatgttttttttatttggaaatattcaatgtttttattattttatcacagATAAAACATTAGATGCTACAATTACAACTGTAATTGATATAAAGAGCAGATTATGGCAAATTCACATAGAATGCCAGCCCATCTTCACATTAAGAAAGGGAGGACTGATAATGAGTCCCAGAGTACGATTTTTTTTAGTGCCCagtatttttacaataaaaatgtctatatgcatatatatattcTCTCTTGATAAATTGCACATCAAAGCCCTGACCCTATGACAGTCATCCCACAACAGAATGTGTCCTGTGCAGAGCTGACCCCTGGTGCATGAACAAGGTACTACAAAAGAGttactactttttaaaaactttgacTAATAATTCAAGTAATCAAACCATTTCTTCTTATAGCATCCAAATAAGAACATGTAAAGGCCAAATATTGCTATGGGCTGATCAGAGGTccaaagaggagacaggagcacatCGTCAGCTTTTCACTGGAAGTGCACTGTTTGCTATtgcagtaaaaatgtgtttgatattTGTTTGAAGTTCATAATCCAATAACAAGACCACAAATAAACTTCCTGTGCTACAGACAGCTCTCAGACAGACTGTGTTTATTGAAAGAAAAATACCAAACACTGTCTAGACATTGTTCTTTAGCTGCCTTCATCACAGCATGTAAAATTAActatattttcttttgtaaaaattGTTCTATTTTCTGGATCAGACAAATCTAAAGTGATCTCCAAGACCAACATTGTAATCAACCGTTCAGCCCACTTGGCCTAAGCTGTGCCCCTCGTGCTACGTCTACCTTTATTTAGACATTATTTAgattcagtttgattttaagGATGTTCTACCGGTGATCCAAAAATGGTGCAAAGTGTTGCGAATTTCACAGAGGCCACTTCCCCTCGGACAGAGGATGTTCCCAGCCAATCTTTCATGGATGGAGCAAACAGGAGCTGGGTCTGGGAGGAAGTGCAGACAGGTGCTCTGCAGACATCTCTAAGATctgcaaaaagaaacaaaacaggacACATAATGGACTACATTTGTCAAGAGAACTCAATGGATCATAGTGACATGATATTATCTTATGTGCATCATGTTGAACATATCACTCTGCAAAACTAACtacattattatattgttttatgtaAGAAATGATAGTGGTAAAAATATgattcataatttatttattttcttgcattAAAATTGTTTTGTGCCTTTTATTATTTACACATAATAACCAATTTCACTTAAGACTGAtaaatgctgaaaaaaaaaaaattctagtaACACAATGTAATGTTTACTTTTATACTTCTTTTGATCAGCAGCTATATTACTGTATTACATAATTTAGTCACTACAGTATATTAGCTTATTGATTCAAACTCCTACCTCAAAATTGTCCTTCCAATTGGTGAtatgaaaatgttcaaaagggAAGCTGTTGCTGCTGTAGTCTGGTCCCGAAAAACGGTCCCGAATGCCACACAGATCAAGGCTAGAACCTAGTCCGTGACACAAATGTCCCTGCAGCAGCACATGTTGGCCCCATCACCGCTCCTGTTGGAAACACTCTAGTTTGGTATATgttctatgtatgtatgtgtgtgtatgtgtgtgtgtgtgtgtgtatatgtgtatatatgttatatacacatacatatatgtgtgcgtatgcgtgtgtgtgtagatgaTAGATGTTTTAACGTAGAACTAGTTAGAAAACCTAACACAGtactagtttagtttagtctcaATTAGGAGTACTGGCCACAGAGGGATTCCGAGTATCCATTTTCCAAATACAAAGCAAAAAAGTGATTTTACCATCCAGCAGCAATGTAAAGGCAATGCTAATGAAAAGCCACAGAATCATTGTCACCTTGTGGAAGTGCTATAAAGATCATTATTAATAAtctttgtgattttaaacaCATCGAGATACATCCTAGCAGCATTAAAATTAAGACTACCAGTTTATTAgtgtctctctttttttttttcaaatgtgccAAGGAAAACAGTGGAATGAGTCAGAGTATGGAGAGGAGATTGTAACTATATATAGGCTAGTGGGAGCACAACTGGATGGCGCTGGTGGAGCTGGTAGTGTGACAGGCTGAGACCATAAAAGACGTCAGTCAGGCCAGAGAGGGACAGCATATGGCCGGGATTATGAGTGCGGAGACAAAGGACACACCCTCTCCTGCAGCTGTCCTGTGGGCTGCACCACAATCTCCTATCAATGACTTAATCAGGTTCACTGCGTACCTTCAAGTCCTCTGAGGCTTCAACTGGACTGGGGTCTTCAGTGCTTGTCCCGTTCTGAAAAAAGTAAATGGTAGAAATACTGTTGTAAAATTTGTTTTACTCAACTAACCTTTGCACCCTTATAGTCTCCCATTGCCATAGCTTATTAAGAAAGCATGTCCTAAACCCTGCATATCATGTAGCATATGCAAGCAGTTGTCAACTTTTCTCAAAACTTCATAAAGTTAAATATAGTCCTTCAGTAGTAATTACATGATAATATGAATGGTCAGTGTCTTGTTGGATTCTGTAATATGGAATGCAACATTTGAACATTGGAGTAACTTTCTCCATTGTCAGTACTGTAGAAAATGGGCACATTATTTgccttaattttatttatttttatttatctttgtgGGCTATTAACATTAAGCTAATAAGTATAGTATATATTGAGTATTGACATGATGTGAATGCGCTATAACATTCACATTATTACATAAGCTGTGTGCTCCTGTAAACTTGCTATCCGTGGTTCACTGTATAAATCAAACTAATTGGCGCTAATCGTTTGCACCTGGGGCCCGAGGCTACAGGTGAGCTTAGCGCGCTAATGGAAGAGCCTATGGAAGTGTAGCCTTTGTCTATTCACCCAGAGTGCAGACTAAGTTTACGGAGTCAAATTATGTCAAGCTAAACCTAACTCACCTTGGTGCTGCCAGTCTCAGGTAAAACTAAAAGTTTAGAAAGCTGCTGGAGAAGAAAGCTATTTAAAAACGCCAAGACCGAATGCTGACGCTGCGTGCAAAGAGGCCTGCTGACTGTTGTCTTCTCTTGCTGAAAAGAATTGTTCGCAAACTGCCGCATATAATTTAAGTGATATTAAGTGAATTACACAAATATCAAAAAGAGCAGCCTATAAATGTAGGCTTCTAACAAGGTGCTATTAGACCCTAATATTATTTAGCCTACAAAATCAAATTAAGGACACTGCTCATGATGCAAAACAGACTGAAAGACATGGCCCCTGCCATCAAGCCTGCAGACCTACTTCATGTTTATTATAGGCTATGGCTTATTGCTGGGTTTTAGACACGctatagaccaataatatttgGACTGACACAGATGGGGGATGGTGGGGGGCAGCTAAATAAATAAGGTTAAAAACAAATCTTAAAATATagctgatttaaacacaaaatgatcaaaattagCTTACACTACAACTTTAAATTTTCCCTCTTCTTCCATTAGGCCTGCTCAAATCTTGGTTAAATCTTTCCCCAGTCGCTTTCTGTGTGCTTAGATAAAACCTTAGATTGTCTGTATGTGCTCTTCTTACTTAAAGTCCATCACATTAGCATGCAACAGAGATAGGATCATGTCCCACACAGCAGGGGTCCATACAGGTGACCCCCACCCACTGCTCCAGAGCCTTGGGACTACAGCCTGAGCTCTTGTTATACTCCCATTAGCTGGTTGGGGGTGGAGGGGCACAGACTTCATCTAAACACATTCACACCAATCACACTGGATTCTGCCACACGACCTGTAGGGACCGCAGGGTACGTGGCGGGTGAAACGCTCAGGCCACCTAATGATCAGACACAAAGATGACATCACCGTAAGAGTGTGGGAAGGTCCTGCACTATTTACCTCCACTACTTTGACAAAACAATCATGTATGAAGGTGTATATGGGGAATGTTTCCTGTGGCACGCTAAATGTGGACATGAGGTCACTGTGATTGACCCAGAAGAAGCACCTCTTCCTTTTAAAATAGGAAAAAGTCTATTTATAAAACGGGAATCTCTAAAAGCATATCACTTATTGTTCACATTTGGTGGGGTCTCAtatattttgaacattaaagTAGTCCAAGGGACAGCAGACATAAAAATGATGTCCTCACTTTTGTAATGTAACTAACAtttgacaaaatgttaaaagaATGTTGCTGTTCAGAGAAATTACAGAGAATTGTAATTGTAGTTCTATTAATCAGAAAAGATCAAATCCTGTATGAGCAGGATGTCCGGAACATAAACTGCCCTCTCACACAGTGAAAACATGGCGCCATGAGTAACACAGGCAGATTACACTTTTGTTCTGAGGAAGTTAAGAATGGGACAGGTGACGATACTATTAAAGTATGAAATCCATTAATTTAAGTACAATTTTCCGTAGAGAAGAAAATGCTTTAACTTTAAACTCTTTCAACTTTGAACAAGTGAcctttgaaaacataaatattgaaaatgaaaattaaatagtaaaattaaagaaagtaagtaagtaagatGATGTGAAACAATAGTCACAAATAAGATCAATTTTTGAAATTTATTTCACAAAAgtgcaaaagtataaaaaacatttcatatatacatacaattaAAATAGTGACTGTACATTAGCTATTATCATAAATCATGTCCCTGCTTAAAAGATTAAAACTATTCAGTTCCAAAATGTCTTATGGCTGTTTGGCATACATCAAGCTACACCAGTCTTGTCCAAAGCTTCATGGAAAATCTGAGTGGCCTTCTGTGGAACTGGTaagaaaacaataacaaaaataaagagatatttttgttcaaatgcagcTACAGAGATTTGAGGTCAGATCAAGTGTCCGTGCGGCAGGCTGCGGAGGTTAGGAGTTGTTGTAGCTACAGTAATACACAGCTGTGGTGGCGTCTGACAGCACTGATGATGTGAGGCTCTCTGGTCCTTGCATTCCAGAGTCGTGTGGCGCGTAGGGCAGGCCTGTCATGTCTGCACGTGCCGCCACAGACGAGCTCAAGTACTGCTCAAACTCACTGCGGTCCACCTCCGACAGCAGCTCCGAGTGGGGcatgtgctccactgtctcgGCCGAGTGGGGGTCTGGAGGGGGTGAGAGCTGCCCTGCTGCTGGGTGCCGTTTATGGTGGCTAGGCTGACTGTAATACATGGCCAAAGGGTTGGGGCATCCCATGTAAGAAGGGGGAAGGGCCGTGGGTGCAGGGGGCTGTGGAGGTTGCTCCTGACCTGAGGCGTGTCGGGGAAAGTTAGGGTTTGGGTGGTGGGTTGAGAGAGGGTCCTGTGGCTGGTACTCGGGCCCCTGGGAGTGGTAGGGATATGGCATCATGTGGCAGTCCTCCTGGGAGTGTGGAGGGAAGAACATGGAGTCAGGTTCGACAGCGTCCAGTGGAGATGTATCCGGAGTTGGGAGGCTGTAACTTTCGTAGGACTGAGTGTCCCGGTAGTGGCCCATGGGCTGAGGGGGGAGCTGGAAGTTGTGCTCGTGGTAGCCCAGACCGAGCGCCTCCACACAGACTCGGCCGTCCCCTGACAGGCCCTGGTGCTCTGGGGGGCCGTGCACCAGGAAGCCTGACTCCAGCCTCTTAATCCTCTTGACCTGTTTCCGCCTGCGTGGCCGGTACTTGTAGTTGGGGTGATCCTGCATGTGCTGCACCCTCAAGCGCTCGGCCTCCTCCACAAATGGCTGCTTCTCTGTCACAGGAAGGGCCTTCCACGACTTCCCTGTGGAGTCAAAAGAAAAGTGCGCATCAGTACGCCAGCCAATACTTGACAGTGGATCAGGTCGGCTGATGCTCACTAAAATAGCCTATTGCCTTGTAGGGAGATTAGATAGGTTTTTTTATTCATCTCTGTAACTTTACATATCTGTTTTGCTGATCATTAATTACAATGTTACTACTGTGGTATAGGCCTAAGGACAGATCAGATTTAGGGTGAATTAAGAGCCTAGACTAAAGTTCATTTATAGTTTCATGACCAGCCTAAATATGTTTGTAATACCATAACAGCAAAAAATAATATAGTCTATATAAAGATATGCTTACCCAACATTTTGCTGAGCTCCGCGTTGTGCAGGTCTGGGTTTTGCTGCGCCAATCTCTTCCGCTCATCCTTGGCCCAGACCATGAACGCATTCATAGGCCTCCGGATCCGGGGCTCGCTCTTCCCCCGGTTCTGAGTGCTTGAGGCTGCTGCGCACGGCTCGTTTTTTACTTTGGCGTCCCCGAGAGGACTGAGAGGATCAGCCCACTGACAGTGTCCCATTCCAGGCATCATGACTGACATCGCACACCTTGCCTGGGTTTGATCGTCGCTGGCGTAACCCGCATCGGGACTGCTCATCTCTGTCCAGCAGCTGTTGGTTTTGGACAGCCTACGTCTCTACTGCGCGCTTCTCTGGACACGTGTTCAGCGCAAGTATCAGTGAAAGTTCTCCTTGTTTTCAAAGTAGAATGAAACGAACTGACTCACATCCATCAGCCACTTGTAGGAGGTTGGGGGCAGAGAGATGCAGAATGAATACTCGCGGCTGTGTCTCGATGTTGGTGCGCTATAAACTCACtgggagccaatcagagcgcaggggGAGTTCCCACTACCGCAAAGGTGTAAAAAGTTTGGCCATAGCCCGCCTTCGACCCTTGTTTGTGGCGACGAGACCTTCTGAGGACACATGCTGTGAGATGTAAGTGATTTATTGCTCACACACAGCGTCAAAGTGCaaaaaagtacataaataaataaataaaatgaatcgtatgagttaaaaaaaatgaaaacgcaCGATATATGTTGTAAACTTAATTTATATGAAGCCTACTTTTCTACTTCCTTGGGTTGATCACTGAGTTGTGTATTCTGCTTTGTAGTGATGACTAGAGTGTGTATTGGGCTTTTACTGATGTTCAGCTTTTGAATTAGCTGTGCGCGTAAGGTAAGTGGCCTGTCAGTTTTCAGTTTTACACATGGTCGTCTACTGCTCAACGTCTGCCTTTGATTTTAGTATAATGAGTTCTTCTGGACAAAGGAGCTTTAATGGAAGAATTGCCAAGTTAAATCAACGAAATGAAACCATGAAAGCGTAAATAAACACATCCAAACCACATAAGCTACTGGTACTGGTGGGCGCTGGTTTCTCTGACAAGACTCACAGGGCACAAACTATCACAAGACCAAAAACTATGGATTTAGTTTAAGTTGGTCAGGTGTGTGCACTCGTACATCTATAATACATCAATAGCCTAATAGGGCCTGCATCAAAAGTTCAAACTACAGTTGAAGTGACAAATTAAAAACTGACTCCAtctataaaacatttgaacatttgaatttAAACTTTGATTTCACAGAGAAGTCATTTCATAACTTTAcactattttttattgtttctcattttaattataatttatttattgttatatttccATTCATTTCTATGTTAAATGTTAGCCATTTTATCAAATATTTCATAGTATTATGCCAACTTAGACTTCAAACtcagttttttgtattttttcatgcaaTTTTTTTAAGAATACAGTATGAGCTTGAGCGTGAAATGttttacaagaataaatatTGTTTAGTATTTTGACTATTGTTTAGTCAaaatatttcagaaaaaaaaaaaaaaattgtagatTTGCTGAAATGGTCGATGATTCTAATGGTCAAAAGGTCCTTGTTGAGTCTCTACACGACTAAAGTGCCTATGGTAAATGTGAACTGTGCACCATAAAACATCATGTGTTTATGGTAGTGAATGAAGTCTCTGTTTATGGTCAGAAATCCAAATATGTGGGACTCTTATCAGAGGCAGCAGACCTGAACCTGTCAGCTCCATCTTTTCTCCGCATGGATCACTCTGCAGTTTGACCACTACTTTATTTTGACATGTCTAAAAGGGCTGACAGAAATATAGGAAAGCCCTAAGTACCCTCCGGGACGCCAGTGGACACCCTTGTGGGGCTGGAGCCAGAGGGGTGAATGGAGGTCCGGGCCAAGATAGGACAGGATCTGGACTATAATACTGTCATCATGTTTCACAGCCGATGACCTGATACGG from Periophthalmus magnuspinnatus isolate fPerMag1 chromosome 20, fPerMag1.2.pri, whole genome shotgun sequence harbors:
- the sox17 gene encoding transcription factor SOX-17; the protein is MSSPDAGYASDDQTQARCAMSVMMPGMGHCQWADPLSPLGDAKVKNEPCAAASSTQNRGKSEPRIRRPMNAFMVWAKDERKRLAQQNPDLHNAELSKMLGKSWKALPVTEKQPFVEEAERLRVQHMQDHPNYKYRPRRRKQVKRIKRLESGFLVHGPPEHQGLSGDGRVCVEALGLGYHEHNFQLPPQPMGHYRDTQSYESYSLPTPDTSPLDAVEPDSMFFPPHSQEDCHMMPYPYHSQGPEYQPQDPLSTHHPNPNFPRHASGQEQPPQPPAPTALPPSYMGCPNPLAMYYSQPSHHKRHPAAGQLSPPPDPHSAETVEHMPHSELLSEVDRSEFEQYLSSSVAARADMTGLPYAPHDSGMQGPESLTSSVLSDATTAVYYCSYNNS